In Geminocystis sp. NIES-3709, a single genomic region encodes these proteins:
- a CDS encoding AI-2E family transporter, which translates to MMDFAKWISFSLVIIFVYIIWQIRQILLLVFTAVVFALILNILVKKLASFGLKRGYAVLLAIATLLGIIAFFIVIVIPSLLVQFQDLYNLVPLGIQKLILEVDRFKYNLSSEWINSFPDLKQILLNLQPLLNDLLKRGVIVISGVFGALLSGLLLLALTLMILVDPLPYKEGFVRLFPAFYRSRINKILMLTKIELEEWLADTFIKIFCVFILTFLTLLILHIPLVSAQAFLAAFLAFIPYLGSVTSVISPMAIAFLYSDWKSWIILIIYIGIYHLIDKVIIPKFRKNRVVLIPANVIIGQVIFASFFGLLGLFLAFPLIIITQILIKEILIKDIFDHWQISK; encoded by the coding sequence ATGATGGATTTTGCTAAATGGATTAGTTTTAGTTTAGTAATAATTTTTGTCTATATTATTTGGCAAATAAGGCAAATACTTTTATTAGTTTTTACAGCAGTTGTTTTCGCTTTAATTTTAAATATTCTCGTTAAAAAGTTAGCTAGTTTTGGTTTGAAAAGGGGTTATGCCGTTTTATTAGCCATCGCAACTTTATTAGGGATAATTGCTTTTTTTATTGTGATAGTTATTCCCTCACTTTTAGTTCAATTTCAGGATTTATATAATCTTGTTCCTTTGGGAATTCAAAAGTTAATTTTAGAAGTCGATCGATTCAAATATAATCTTTCTTCTGAATGGATTAATTCTTTTCCCGATTTAAAACAAATTTTATTGAATTTACAACCATTACTGAATGATTTATTGAAAAGAGGTGTGATAGTAATATCAGGCGTTTTTGGTGCTTTATTAAGTGGATTATTATTACTAGCTTTGACCTTAATGATTTTAGTTGATCCTTTACCCTATAAAGAGGGATTCGTCCGTCTATTTCCAGCATTTTATCGATCGAGAATTAATAAAATTTTAATGCTAACAAAAATAGAATTAGAAGAATGGTTAGCCGATACATTTATTAAAATATTTTGCGTCTTTATCCTAACTTTTTTAACATTATTAATTCTTCATATTCCCTTAGTTTCTGCCCAAGCCTTTTTAGCCGCCTTTTTAGCATTTATTCCTTATCTTGGCTCTGTTACCAGTGTAATTTCTCCCATGGCGATCGCTTTTTTATATTCAGATTGGAAATCATGGATAATTTTAATAATTTACATTGGAATCTATCATCTAATCGATAAAGTAATTATTCCTAAATTCAGAAAAAATAGAGTAGTATTAATTCCAGCAAATGTGATAATTGGACAAGTTATTTTTGCTAGTTTTTTCGGTTTATTAGGACTTTTTTTAGCCTTTCCTTTAATAATTATTACTCAAATCCTCATTAAAGAAATTTTAATTAAAGATATTTTTGACCATTGGCAAATTAGTAAATAA
- a CDS encoding metal-sensing transcriptional repressor, whose protein sequence is MTQSFPDNLPHSHTHSHHGHIHSEESQKKIINRLSRIEGHVRGIKNMITEGRDCPEVLIQVAAIRGALDRVARLILDEHLSECITRAAKDGSIDQEIDALKSALDRFLPS, encoded by the coding sequence ATGACACAAAGTTTTCCTGATAATCTTCCCCATTCTCACACCCATTCTCATCATGGCCACATTCATAGTGAAGAATCCCAGAAAAAAATAATCAATCGTTTATCTCGCATTGAAGGTCATGTTAGAGGTATAAAGAATATGATAACGGAGGGGAGAGATTGTCCCGAAGTTTTAATTCAAGTTGCAGCCATTCGGGGGGCTTTAGATAGGGTAGCTAGGTTAATTCTGGATGAACATTTAAGCGAATGTATTACTCGTGCCGCTAAAGATGGTAGTATTGATCAAGAAATAGATGCGTTAAAATCTGCTCTCGATCGTTTTTTACCATCTTAA
- a CDS encoding DUF4335 domain-containing protein — protein MPKKGIFAFSMVINTSSFRRYTPPTCTLEIYHPHSFWGNWGAKTFPPQFSFQLHFDDPRLPKNEKSVILGDRNLLEKLREKVNEYIAKYLEINSLEVESLTCELPSDNQEEFISISRDSTYRHRLFYQCFFPKEEILEIILTNTQLFDFVNALSSYYHDATKPIPEKNESISSHIGLSITITALTFVIGGGIWWRYEQQIADNQTNTDQLSTETPQSNIEDVIPPTPIDPKTIPSIVAPEVPENLKNRNPLLPPPPTITQPPQGETNIVGNNIKENNISPQPNQSAEIIIAPPPLAPPISNLPPPVLEQTNPNIITLQPSPSTVTPSFQPTKPLSPPSKPQYPSRLSTLPTLQPNNSNKVPNSLPNNSSNTIQAGINTLNSVSPNVIGNSPNFEQQVSRLDSSLNQKKSGGLVSNEVKQYFQDKWQPPENLKQSIEYRLKFSQNGSLAKVTPIGQVAIVFLDRTGIPLLGEKITSSFSDQEEVTVRLILSPSGNVQTFDESK, from the coding sequence ATGCCAAAAAAAGGCATATTTGCATTTAGTATGGTCATTAATACTTCTTCTTTTCGGCGTTATACTCCCCCTACTTGTACTTTAGAGATTTATCATCCTCATTCTTTTTGGGGTAATTGGGGTGCAAAAACTTTTCCTCCACAGTTTAGTTTTCAACTCCATTTTGATGATCCAAGATTACCTAAAAATGAAAAAAGTGTTATATTAGGCGATCGAAATTTGCTAGAAAAGTTGAGAGAAAAAGTTAATGAATATATTGCTAAATATTTAGAGATTAACAGTTTAGAGGTAGAATCTTTAACCTGTGAATTGCCCTCAGATAATCAAGAAGAATTTATCTCTATCAGTCGAGACTCCACCTATCGTCATCGATTATTTTATCAATGTTTTTTCCCAAAAGAGGAGATATTAGAGATAATTTTAACTAATACTCAATTATTTGACTTTGTTAACGCTCTTTCTTCTTACTATCATGATGCAACAAAACCGATTCCTGAAAAAAACGAATCTATTTCAAGTCACATTGGATTAAGTATTACCATTACCGCTTTAACTTTTGTGATAGGAGGGGGAATTTGGTGGCGTTATGAGCAACAAATAGCAGATAATCAAACTAATACAGATCAATTGAGTACAGAAACCCCTCAATCTAACATAGAAGATGTTATTCCTCCTACTCCTATTGACCCTAAGACTATACCCTCGATCGTAGCACCAGAAGTACCTGAAAATCTCAAAAATAGAAATCCTTTATTACCTCCTCCTCCCACTATTACTCAACCCCCTCAAGGAGAGACTAATATTGTCGGTAACAACATAAAAGAAAATAATATTTCTCCTCAACCCAATCAATCCGCAGAAATTATTATTGCACCACCACCACTTGCACCACCAATTTCTAATTTACCGCCTCCAGTATTAGAACAAACAAACCCTAATATTATCACCCTTCAACCATCTCCTTCGACGGTTACACCTTCTTTTCAACCGACTAAACCCCTCTCACCACCGTCAAAACCTCAATACCCTTCTCGTCTTTCCACATTACCTACTTTACAACCAAATAATTCTAATAAAGTACCAAATTCTTTACCGAATAACTCCTCTAATACTATTCAAGCAGGGATTAATACTTTAAATAGTGTGTCTCCTAATGTTATTGGCAATAGCCCTAATTTTGAGCAACAAGTGAGCCGTTTAGACTCATCCCTAAATCAGAAAAAATCTGGTGGACTTGTTTCTAATGAAGTGAAACAATATTTTCAGGATAAATGGCAACCTCCCGAAAATTTGAAACAAAGTATTGAGTATCGGTTAAAATTCAGTCAAAATGGCTCTTTAGCTAAGGTTACTCCAATAGGACAAGTAGCAATTGTGTTTCTTGATCGAACAGGAATACCATTATTAGGAGAAAAAATCACCTCATCTTTTTCTGATCAAGAGGAAGTAACTGTAAGATTAATCTTAAGTCCTAGTGGTAATGTACAAACTTTTGACGAGTCGAAATAA